Proteins from a genomic interval of Methanolobus chelungpuianus:
- a CDS encoding hydantoinase/oxoprolinase family protein: MKYSLGIDAGGTYTDAVLLRDSDETIICTGKALTTYPDPLEGIRKAIDRLGSTYLKDVRTVSVSTTLSTNSILEGTGFPVALVLIGDYDVMKDLPTKHYIKVAGGHDFNGTETEAVDIGSIMGFALSVKDKVSAFAVSSFFSVRNHEHELAAKEAIVELTGLPVVCGHELSQDLGAFERAVTAFLNAQLIPVTERFMHTVEKEIRSRGMDAKVFMLKCDGSVIGIQSALKKPIESIFSGPAGSLVGAAFLANRSTCAVIDVGGTSTDISVIYDGVPEMSDEGAVVGGWKTRVKAIKMETSAMGGDSHIWVKGESIHFEPRRVIPLCRAASLYPGFLEQLKTNPMPSKIRLGINYQPTKFYLRTGYRAIEISKEEEETLSAISEGPTSTSEIFDRIKRYPSSASLDSLIKKRLIQAIGFTPTDALHVLGEYTEWDTEAALTGAKLLGSLACMEPFDFAYQIKKEFAKNMAANIISFFLEKVPKKEIRGIFDVQSPVKFKLDVPIVLIGGPVAAFVRDIREMVDAEIILPANYEVGNATGALAAKGIRRAEILIRPASMAAPEWEFLVFSEMGRSSFYDYHEALDYAVDLGEKMILEYMKDAGMDSSQICIDIKKDEIIPKGWTTPMETKLVIMGTGNLNGN; the protein is encoded by the coding sequence ATGAAATACAGCCTTGGTATTGACGCAGGAGGAACATATACAGATGCAGTCCTGCTACGGGATTCGGATGAAACTATCATTTGCACCGGCAAAGCCCTGACAACGTATCCTGACCCCCTTGAAGGCATCAGGAAAGCCATTGACAGACTGGGATCAACCTACCTCAAGGATGTCAGGACGGTTTCTGTTTCCACTACACTCTCTACGAACAGTATACTTGAGGGAACAGGCTTTCCAGTAGCCCTGGTACTTATAGGGGATTATGATGTCATGAAGGATTTGCCGACAAAACACTACATAAAGGTGGCAGGCGGGCATGATTTCAATGGAACGGAAACTGAGGCTGTGGATATTGGATCCATCATGGGTTTCGCATTATCTGTAAAGGACAAGGTATCAGCATTTGCAGTATCGTCTTTTTTCAGTGTGAGAAACCATGAGCATGAGCTTGCGGCCAAAGAAGCTATCGTGGAACTTACAGGCCTGCCTGTAGTATGTGGCCACGAGCTTTCCCAGGACCTTGGCGCATTTGAGAGGGCTGTAACCGCATTCCTGAATGCCCAGCTGATACCCGTGACAGAACGGTTCATGCATACGGTGGAAAAGGAGATCCGCTCAAGGGGAATGGATGCAAAGGTCTTCATGCTCAAATGCGACGGATCTGTCATAGGTATCCAGAGCGCCCTGAAAAAACCGATAGAATCAATATTCTCGGGGCCTGCAGGAAGTCTTGTGGGCGCTGCGTTCCTGGCAAACAGAAGTACCTGCGCAGTCATCGATGTGGGCGGGACCAGTACGGATATCTCCGTCATCTATGACGGAGTGCCGGAAATGAGCGATGAAGGAGCTGTTGTAGGAGGATGGAAGACAAGGGTCAAGGCAATAAAAATGGAAACCTCTGCAATGGGAGGTGACAGCCACATATGGGTCAAGGGAGAGAGCATACACTTTGAACCAAGAAGGGTTATCCCGCTATGCCGCGCTGCCAGCCTGTACCCCGGTTTCCTTGAGCAGCTGAAAACAAATCCCATGCCCTCAAAGATCCGCCTTGGGATAAACTACCAGCCCACCAAGTTCTATCTGCGTACAGGGTACAGGGCCATTGAGATCAGCAAGGAGGAGGAAGAAACACTAAGCGCCATCAGTGAGGGACCCACATCCACATCAGAGATATTTGACAGGATCAAAAGATACCCTTCAAGCGCATCACTTGACAGCCTGATAAAAAAGAGGCTCATCCAGGCCATTGGTTTTACCCCCACTGATGCCCTCCATGTGCTGGGAGAATATACAGAGTGGGACACCGAAGCAGCCTTGACAGGCGCAAAGCTTCTCGGATCACTGGCCTGCATGGAACCTTTTGACTTTGCATATCAGATAAAAAAAGAGTTCGCAAAGAACATGGCAGCTAACATAATCTCTTTTTTCCTTGAAAAGGTACCCAAAAAAGAGATCAGGGGAATATTCGATGTACAGTCCCCGGTGAAGTTCAAGCTTGATGTCCCCATAGTGCTTATAGGAGGACCTGTAGCTGCTTTTGTCCGGGATATCAGAGAGATGGTCGATGCCGAGATCATACTGCCTGCCAACTATGAAGTAGGCAACGCCACAGGAGCTCTGGCTGCAAAGGGAATACGGCGTGCTGAAATACTCATCAGGCCTGCCTCAATGGCCGCTCCTGAGTGGGAGTTCCTGGTGTTCTCAGAGATGGGAAGAAGCAGCTTTTACGATTACCACGAGGCACTTGACTATGCCGTGGACCTTGGAGAGAAAATGATACTTGAATACATGAAGGATGCCGGGATGGATTCAAGCCAGATATGCATAGATATCAAAAAGGATGAAATAATACCCAAGGGCTGGACAACACCCATGGAAACAAAGCTCGTGATCATGGGAACAGGGAATCTCAATGGCAACTGA